A stretch of the Argentina anserina chromosome 6, drPotAnse1.1, whole genome shotgun sequence genome encodes the following:
- the LOC126800839 gene encoding uncharacterized protein LOC126800839 gives MSILKRMLDANSRSWHTELDHTLWAYRTSKRTPTGTTPYALMYGHDAVLPLEINVQSLRVCEHHQLIGEDYGQAMHQEHEDLDSRRMEALDSLIAEKKKIARLYDKRTRGRSFGVEDLVWKACLPYGERVDGCGKWSAKWEGPFVIDQVMGKSVYYLRDTDENVHRNPMNGCHLKKYFPSVWEYADPPAAVQAK, from the coding sequence ATGTCTATACTCAAGCGAATGTTGGATGCAAATTCGCGATCTTGGCATACAGAGTTGGATCACACGTTATGGGCTTATAGAACTTCCAAACGGACTCCAACTGGTACTACACCTTATGCCTTGATGTATGGACATGATGCAGTACTACCTCTTGAAATTAATGTTCAGTCACTGAGGGTTTGCGAGCATCACCAGTTGATTGGCGAGGACTATGGCCAAGCTATGCATCAAGAGCATGAGGACTTGGACTCTCGCCGGATGGAAGCTCTCGACAGCCTTATTgccgaaaagaaaaagatagcaCGGCTTTATGACAAACGCACGAGAGGACGCAGCTTTGGAGTTGAGGACTTAGTTTGGAAAGCTTGTTTGCCTTATGGTGAGCGCGTTGATGGTTGTGGTAAATGGTCTGCTAAATGGGAAGGTccttttgtgattgatcaagtAATGGGCAAAAGCGTTTATTACCTTCGCGACACTGATGAGAATGTTCACAGAAATCCCATGAACGGTTGCCATCTTAAGAAGTACTTTCCTAGTGTTTGGGAGTATGCAGATCCACCGGCTGCGGTGCAAGCAAAGTAA
- the LOC126800844 gene encoding F-box/kelch-repeat protein At3g06240-like — MEKFSKLYLSEDFVEQLLSRLPPKSLMRFKCVCILWCNLIKGPNFVAKHLSNSMGASSMPVLFKRPVFIGKNKKIIDEKEECLNDDDNVETRLSSLDLYDENDVDDVLLSIVVEDLNLPLPASLKLKHSSDLRIAGHCDGIICLKLFIGNVILWNPVMKEFKLLPKSCRLLPNDDYELLEYRLRSYSEHLGFGYDSNGKDYKVVRFVIYDKEGYWFGAEVYTMNSNSWRDIKTTYNEMTTHVLQSSDLSIYLNGICYWDVSGLHHLEYYEGFILSFNMVNELFNEISFPNLRDGCRVATLAVWKEFIALFTYQDGIGIPQSNDMWVMMDNPGDAKGSWTKHLTIGPVECDGFPLLFCNSNHLFMVNGGGQIVVYDTGARILKYLPIHFMGDVIYNQALAYENSIVSIKGGNVLDGIYISAFYGSGKFQSSYRGKVDISAFQGIGRSEL, encoded by the coding sequence ATGGAAAAGTTTAGCAAATTGTACTTGTCTGAAGACTTCGTGGAACAACTTCTATCAAGATTGCCTCCCAAATCTTTGATGCGGTTTAAGTGTGTGTGTATTTTGTGGTGTAATTTAATCAAAGGCCCTAATTTCGTAGCTAAGCACCTTTCTAACAGTATGGGAGCATCCTCTATGCCAGTCCTTTTCAAGCGCCCTGTCTTCATAggcaaaaacaagaaaatcatAGATGAGAAAGAGGAATGTTTGAATGATGATGACAATGTAGAAACTCGGTTATCTTCACTTGATCTCTACGATGAGAATGATGTCGATGACGTCCTTTTGTCAATTGTAGTTGAAGATCTTAATCTCCCGCTTCCAGCTTctctaaaattaaaacattctTCAGATCTCAGAATTGCAGGTCATTGTGATGGAATCATCTGTTTAAAACTTTTTATTGGTAACGTTATTCTATGGAACCCAGTTATGAAGGAATTCAAGCTTCTTCCTAAATCTTGTCGTCTCCTTCCCAATGATGATTATGAGTTGCTTGAGTATCGATTAAGAAGTTACTCTGAACATTTGGGATTTGGTTATGATTCCAATGGTAAAGATTACAAGGTTGTTAGATTTGTAATCTATGATAAAGAAGGTTATTGGTTCGGAGCAGAAGTATATACTATGAATTCTAATTCTTGGAGAGATATCAAGACCACATACAACGAAATGACAACTCATGTTCTTCAGTCTTCTGATTTGTCTATATATCTCAACGGAATATGTTACTGGGACGTATCTGGTTTACACCATCTTGAATATTATGAGGGATTCATTCTTTCATTTAATATGGTTAACGAACTATTTAATGAGATATCGTTTCCAAATTTGCGAGATGGATGTAGAGTAGCAACACTTGCAGTTTGGAAAGAGTTCATCGCTCTTTTTACGTATCAAGACGGAATTGGAATTCCTCAATCTAACGATATGTGGGTGATGATGGATAATCCAGGTGATGCCAAGGGTTCATGGACAAAACATTTAACTATAGGACCAGTGGAATGTGATGGATTTCCATTGCTATTTTGCAACAGTAACCACCTTTTCATGGTTAATGGTGGAGGACAGATCGTCGTATATGACACTGGCGCACGTATATTGAAGTATCTTCCTATTCATTTCATGGGAGATGTGATCTATAATCAAGCACTTGCTTATGAAAATAGTATTGTTTCCATCAAGGGGGGCAACGTACTTgacggtatatatatttctgcTTTTTATGGTAGTGGTAAGTTTCAATCTAGCTACAGGGGAAAAGTTGATATTTCTGCTTTCCAAGGCATTGGAAGGTCGGAGCTGTAG